DNA sequence from the Selenomonas timonae genome:
ACAATGACACGCTGCGTTCGCGGGTCGATATGCCACGCGATATCACAGAAGTTCGTGCCACGTACACATTTCGTTGCGGGATACGCACCTCTTCCAAGCAGGCGGATAAAGAACTCATTCGCATACATCTCCGCAAAGGCCGCATCAATCTGCTCCGGCGTCACGCCTTCGTTCATTTTCGCATAGCAGGTTGCGAGAATGCCGCGCGAGATCGGTGCAAGATGCGGCGTGAAGTTAATCGTGACCGCAGCGCCGCCCACATTGGAAAGCGCCTGCTCGATCTCCGGCGTATGACGGTGCGATACGGCGCCGTATGCCGTAAAGCTATCATAGAACTCCGGAAAATGCGTACTTTCCTTCGGTGTGCGCCCCGCTCCCGATACACCCGACACAGCATCGACGAGGATCGAATCCATCTGCACCAGACGGGCTTTCACAAGAGGCGCAAGTGCAAGTATGCTCGCCGTCGTATAGCAGCCCGCATTTCCGATGATGTGCGCTGAACGCACCTGATCGCGATAGAGCTCGGCAAGACCATAGGCGCGATCCGCATCGGGGTCGATATGATC
Encoded proteins:
- the argC gene encoding N-acetyl-gamma-glutamyl-phosphate reductase, with the protein product MKASIIGASGYAGEELIRLLHGHPNVEIAHLTSERHTGERISTLYSHLLNIYNKELESMEDVRRIAEVSDVLFIALPHGHAMKIAKSVSDLPLRIIDLGADYRFADISVYEEWYHVDHIDPDADRAYGLAELYRDQVRSAHIIGNAGCYTTASILALAPLVKARLVQMDSILVDAVSGVSGAGRTPKESTHFPEFYDSFTAYGAVSHRHTPEIEQALSNVGGAAVTINFTPHLAPISRGILATCYAKMNEGVTPEQIDAAFAEMYANEFFIRLLGRGAYPATKCVRGTNFCDIAWHIDPRTQRVIVFSAIDNLVKGAAGQAIQNMNIAFGLDERAGLDLVPMYP